Below is a genomic region from Raphanus sativus cultivar WK10039 chromosome 4, ASM80110v3, whole genome shotgun sequence.
CTTACTCAAGGAGACCAGACTACTTTAACTAGACTATAAAGAGAGGAATAATCCCATAAGGCCACAAGACATATTTTCCGTGACTACCACTACACCTAATGGGCTTATACGAAGTCCAAACATGacaatctatatattttttttttgtaactgaatctatatttttatcgaatcagcttacaaaacaaaaaattccgatatttttttttctcattggacaatatatatttttttttggaaaaaggcttaacaatatatattattaagacGACCATTATGGCATTATGATGATTTGTTTTTCTACGTAGTTCTAAATTTTTAGATTATAGAAAAATGGAGTAACTTATTTGTGTATGTAAAAAGGTCCACGATTTTTTTCCTATTCACAAGATATTGACTTATAAGTTATATAGATTGAAACGCTTGTAATATAACACGTACTATAAGCTTACGAACTTAAAATGTCTCGAAATTCATTAAggaaaaaaagcaaaacaaaaagaaaagtcacGGGAAGGGAACTGTTTTCTTCATATCTGTCTCAACGACATCAAAGCGCAAAGCCTTTCCTAAACCGAACCCGATAATCAGCGACAACATTCTTTTTCTCCGGTCCACAAATCTCTTCTCGTGACGGCTTTAACGAATATTCAGTCGAGATTCCATGTTCTTCATCTCTCTTTTTCACCAGCTCCGGTTTGATCCTCCCTAGATTCACATCTTGTGTGGCGGAGCCAGCCACAAAGTTTACCGGGGTCAACAAAACTGAAACATAGATTTAAGTGTACTTTGAGAAAATATTACCGGGGTCATTGTATTAATTTTACAGCATTTCACCagttttttaaaccaaaaatacaaGTAAAATTGTTGTCATAAAAATTCATAGGGATCAAGTGACCCCcctaaaacattttaaatgctgtaaaattaatataatgtCGAAAATGCATTTAAATGCTGTAAAATTAATACAATAACCCCCCTAAAATATCccctaaaacaaaacaaaaagaaactaataatatcaTATTGAGTTGGtcttaagagcatctccaatgtaaaactctattttttcctccaaaatggagtaaaagtgaatatggagtaaaattGCTACAACCCTACTTcatttttcactccataataGAGtcatgaataaacaaaaaatagattactccatttatggagtaaacttcaaaatggagtgagatatggaattgggttggagatgccctaagcggtaaacattttaaatttatatatttcacgTGACCGGCCCTGCATAAAAATATGGTTTATTTTTGCACAACGACTAATTTTTTACCACGATCGATTTGCCAAGTACACCAAAATTTCCCGTAAGACTTGGCAAGATTTTTAAGCTCCGGCTTTGCAACGAGCTCTGGGACCCTTGGAGTTACTAGAAGAGCCATCTGGATCTACAAACAACACGTACAATTTTATCATCTTTGATtctttgtttaataataaacaTACCGGAAATGTATACAAAAATCAAGAACCTCATAATCATGGGAATGCCAAAGCTTTTGTTCCTCCGGTGAGAGGCTTTCGAATAACTTCTCTGACACTATATATTCGATCCCTAGTAATTTAATACAATAAAAAACACATCATAAATCCTAAGTCATAATCTAACGCAAAAGCTTCAATACTCAACGTTACAACCTGGACATTTATACGTATAATTGTTGGGATTCGAGACTACGTCAGAGAATACCTCAGAGACTACGTCAGCGAATACTTCAGGGACTTCGTCAGTCaagatttggtgatggaaatcaaacaagattgcataacttaaaccaagacaagaatGTCATattagaaaaatgaaatatcacTTTATTGAAGGTGATAGGTTCCTGGAAATATTATTTCTCATGGAGTTATAGaagttgcaagtattttggaatatttcttaataggtttatggaaagaggcgaatgccctaatccaactaggttaatgtaataaactcctACTATATAAGAGGAGCTCGTGTGCATTCTTCTCTCAATGTTGGCAAGGTCCGAAAAGTCCAAACGTGACCAAGCAAGCCGGTTTGTGgcttgtgagagagagagaggtgctaTATCTTTGTACTTAAGATTATATTGAATTGCCTTGTTGCTAGGCCCTAGAGACGTAACCACATTTAGGTGAACCCTGGGATATCAAATTCTTGTGTCTATCTTCTATAATTCtgtgttcttcttctgttctccatagatctacaaactcatacttTCTAACGTACTACGATAAGTGCATCAGAGAGTGCTTCAGCGAGtttgtgtggtgagttttcCCAACAATAATCAATGTCTATGTGTACCTATGAGATGAGCCTTAGAGGAACTCGAATCGTAGACGGCACACTGGAGAAAGTCTTGGTTTACACGGTGACCGTAGATATGAACTTCGACTGACGGCCAGGATCGTGGCTATAGCAACGAATGAACACATGTGCAGACTCATATGTCTGATCGGTTTCATCGACTGCATCATAGCCGTTCCTTTTTCTCGCATCGCCGTAGTGGTCTTCGTAGGATCTCCCATTGGCTCCTTATCTTCTCCGATGCTTGCTGGACACGCCACGGGAGCCTTATCACTTGACGCCATCGCGTAACGACTAACAAGCCTTGTTGCATGTGGAAATATGACGTCGATGATTTGGATGTAACACGTTATTAGAGAGTTTAGATGTGGCGAAAAGTAGCGATTTTAACGTTGGCGTTTTGTAGACAAAGTTACACATGGTCGATTGTTAAGCTCTGGCAATGTATTGTACACTTGGCAATGTCAGCGACTCCGTATTTTGTGCTTCTTTTTGACGAGTTCTATAAATACTagtaattttttgaaaattatccTCTATAAATATGAAGATCGAATATTTCGCATAAAAAAGGGAGGAAGAGATCgatataataattaatacaGCCATACGTAAGGCCTGGTCAAAGCTGTTATAGTTTTAGCGTCTTTCAAATAAAACCGTCACTTCGCTTAAATGAACAAAAAGAGCTATTATCACAAGAAAATGATCtaagtataatttttattatatactccctctgtttatTTGCAGGTAGTTTTAGCAAAATAGAtttgtttcacaatataaaGTGTTACAGATTCCAAAgtaatgaaatatataattaaaaaacatttaactAAAGAGTGTTACTTTTGAATTGAATGTTCTTTTTGAGAATAGCAATAACCTTGCTCTATAATTAAATGTTCCAGAAAAAATGAATGTGTTATAGATAAAGCAATGTATTTTGCTTGCTGATttctaaaaagttaaaaaatcttAATATGCGTGCTTTTATGTTAAACTACctacaaataaaaacagagggagtagatTTTATAACACGTAGATAACCGTGTACAGTTATCAAAATTACACCGTTTTCAAAGAATCTAGAAatgtgaaataaaaataaaaaccctCTATAACTACCCAATTCCGCGACGATTAATGAGCCGTCTTATGCGCATGTATGAAAACATTTTATTGGAATCACAAATATATACAtgtgtatataaatatgtacatttatatatacaaaacctTCAACAGCataaacacaaaccaaactaaattatTGGAGCGAGGAACTGTTTTCATACATGCGCGTAAGACGGTTCATTTATCGTCATGGAATTGGGTAATTAGGACATCTCCAACTCAACttcatttttactttaaaatagagtaaaagtgaatatggagtaacaaatgctccaacccaacttcatatcttattttattttgaagtttactccataaataaagtaatctatttttttttattcatgactccattatggagtgaaaaataAAGTAGAATTGGAGCAATTTTacttcatatttattttttatctattttgaaggaaaaaatagaattttatatGGGAGATGCTCTTATAGAGGCGACGGGATAGAGTACGGCGAATATTTTGGACAAGTATCAAATCATGTTTTGGACgataaaataaagatttattGAAGGCTGTTTATATACATCTAAATATCTATATAGATATAACAAAAATTGGTAAAATGATAATGTGTTTATGGAAGTTTATTATAGTTCAAGGGTTTGAATATCCATTTCATATTTTCCTGGGGTTTCTAATTATACAATCCCTACACCAACAAAAGTTATATAGTAGATTGATTATAAAAGATTGACTTGTATTTTGATTTTGTGAAGATTGTTTTCGTAATTTTTAAACAAGATAACAGATTTTATTCAGAAAAAGAAACTCAtagttttttctcaaaaaaaaaaagaaactcatagtttttttttttgactaaaggcATGAAAGAAactcatagttttttttttgggtaaattgattttatatattcgTTACATAGCATACATGCTTACACTTTTAATAGGAGCTATACTTACCCATTTAGAGAAACTCAATTACCAAAACACTCGTTACTTCTAAATTctaatatttgaaaatacaacATAACCTTCGATGACTAACTTAACGTAGCCATGACTTTGTTTTCTTAACGAGAGCTACCATTTCGCACGGACTTTAAAAACGAGCCGCTTTTGGTTATTTCACGCAACGGTTTATCGGTATATCTAACCGTGTTATAAACCCATGCACCCGCAACCGCACCGAGAATTGGAGACGCTATGTATATCCAAATTCCTCTGTAGCAATTGTATACCATTGCAGGTCCCAAACTTCTTCCTGGATTCATCGAAGCTCCCGACACCGGTCTGATTCAGAAGagaaaaaagataaacaaaCCCCATATCGATTTTAGTGTTttggtaaagaaaaaaatatatatgcacaacggtaacatataaatatgttacaaataaaaataattacccGGCAATTATCACGTTAAGTAGCACCGTCGACCCTACTGCTAGTCCGGCAAGTTCTCCAATCTGATTGTTACATTTGGGTCCAAAATCAATcactttttttgtcaacgggtccaatattaattagttttatcaTAAATGCATATGTAATTGCTGAGCTAATCATAACAACGTAAATAAATAAACGATAGAGAACTAGGAAAATATTTCGGTCAAGAAAAATATAGTATTGTTTTCCTAGtagtaaaatttcaaaatcaaagaGAAAACTATAAATTAGTGTACGCAGTCCATTTTCATCAAAAACCTTAAAAggtaaaatggaaaaaaaattagctaaagtctttttttggtcaaaagctaaagtatttttttaacttGGTAATACTAGcaaaagttaaaacaaacatGCTTAAAATAGCAAGAATCCCCAACAAACAGCAATCAAATTTGAcaacatatatatttgttgaaATACTGTATAGTTTCCCTTCCATGCAGTGTAAGAAGATTTTGAAATACTAACCGCTCTATTATCTGTTGCAACGCCGGAAATGATGAACATTAGGTAGAAAGTGATTATAAACTCTATCACAAATGACTGTAGATCAGATCCCGACGGTAATGTTCCGACAAACACGTCATGTTTCCCACTGCAAACATTCTGATCAAGTCCGAACAAAAGTCGCAAAGTCGCCGCCGCAAGCGTCGATCCGATCACTTGTGATATCACATAAGCCGGAACCTAAAATATCAaagaatttatataaataaactttagCAAAATGTAGTTTACTGTCGCATTAAAGGTGAATCGGTTTTAAATAATTCACTTGAGCTGAATATGGAATTTAGCAAATGATTGATTTAATTtggataatttctttttaaaaacttgtctgacaaactattttttttttttgtaacttctGACAAACTGACAAACTATTTTCAGAAATTAAATTTTcgaaagataaataaataaaactgtaATGTACAATAAAAACTTTGGCTAAGAAAAAACaacttattattaaaattggTTGCGTGCAATACAATCAAGAAGACAGCTAAGCTAGAGTTATCAAACACAAAACGTCAAGGTTATAGTTTGTTCATCAAACTCAAAATGAcacataaaaacaaaacttgatCAATATATATTGTGGGTACGTGTTGACCTGTTTGAGAGGGAAACGGCCGCAAGATGCGAAAGCAATTGTGACGGCCGGGTTGAAATGAGCGCCGGAGATGTGACCGAGAGAGTAAACAAGAACCATGACGGTGAGTCCCCAAACGATGGCTATCCCCGGAAGAGTCACGGCTTTGTCGTGTTGGGCGTTAACAGCCACCGATGCACAACCGGCGAATATCAAAAAGTACGTTCCGAGAATCTCGGCCATCAACTGAAAACAGAGCAATAGTAACAAAATAAGAAACAGAGTAATTCATTTCTCAGAAGAAGTTTTCATCGAAGAGAGTCTAAACACCAGAGAGATCGGtgaaagactttttttttgtttttattgttttgagATTAAGAGTAACAGAAGTGAATACCTTTTGTAAGAAAGGGACAGAGAACGAGAGGACAGAGTCTTGTTTCTTCATGGGTTTTGTGGTATGTTCGACTTCTTGGTTGATGTTCACCGTCACTGCTCCTTCTTTGGAGTCACCATGGCCGTTTCCCGAGATCTCCGCCATAATGTAGATTTTCTCTTTTCAGAaccaaagaagaaaagaaaacaaatttctTTGAAGGACCGTTACGACTTGTGTGAAAGAGTTTGGTGGCGATTATCTCCAATTTATTGACAATCGCgagggagagagaaagaggttggacttttcacatttttattaaattattaactGATCATATGTTTAGTAGGAAACTATTTCACAAGATATCTTTTTGACCATTTTTACTTTTCCTTAttaaaaacttaacatataTCTCTTGGGATTTTTGACAAAAGAAACTAGTATATCTGgctatattattttgtatataaattgtaaaataatattatcttcttttactttttttattcaTTGGTTACTATACATCCATGAATCTGTTGTTATTTTATGTGCATTACGTTTAAGTTTTAATATCtgtaaatatacttttaataattgCTCTTATACTTTCGTAAAGTAATCTTATTTCTCTAAATTCTTGGTATATAATTCCTTTACTAGCAAAAAATGAATATATCTGGTCTTATCCGTAAAAGCATATTAATTCCATAAGTTGAAAAAGGAAATCATTTACTTTTTATCCACATCATGTGGTTAATGTGATCGTCATAGCATCGATGTGGCATTTATCCATATTTCCGAGTGACAAAGTTATGCCAGGTAATCGAGTTTAAAATTATTGGATACGAACCttccataaaatatttatatccatgTCCAAAAAATTATCCATTTTCCTAGTTATTTTTCAGAAACTTACTAGAATCTagaatttcctttttttttatcaacgaattatcaatatatatatatatatatatatatatatatttgaaatcatataaataaatgaaatttaatgTCTCGCATGTTTGTAATGCTAGATAAgcacatataaaataattaattaaatatatgaatCCAAATTTGGTCTATATCCgtattaaaatttatgaaatatcaTATAACAGcttaagaataatttttttgatacttatatagttttttttataaaagatcgCATTCTTCATTATAGGTaatctcaaaatatatataatttctcttttattattacataattataaaaaaatattatgcatacgtttaaaattatatctaatctgaattatctaatttataagaaaaaaggTTTCCAGTTTGGTATAGCAAAACACTGGATGCTTCATAATTCTAATCGATCTCAGATATTTATCTCTCCGATCAGATGTTGTTGGATGTTGACACCCATATTTGTTCGTATCATGTAGACccgtaaaaaaaaacatttaggcCATGCATACTTTATGATAAGAAAACATCTATGAGAAATTAAACTAATATCACTTGATGGAATTGATGAGGCCTCTTCAATTCTTCAACTATCAACCGAAAATATGGACACTCTTTTGATATAAAACAAACAGTACGAGAGTTATTACAAAAGTAAGAAGTTATTCGAGTCTAGATACCGGCATAACTTATATCGCCTGACCAGACCGTATCAAACTTCACCTCGGAATTCAATTTCCAATTCTGTGTTACGGTCTTCTCCAATATCTTATGCCCAAAAAAAGGTCTTCTCCAATATAGTAGTATGTAAAGTGTAACACTGAAATCTGTGCAATATGCCAAAAAAGGTTCTTCTATGCAGTTCACAATTTTGgattttaactaaatattagaCAGACTTTCACGAATCTGCACCAATCCATAATTGTTGTCTCCAAACCCTGCTTCAGcgtacttatatatatatatatatatatatatatgtgatgatcTGGTTTATCTCACCACATATACAtcaatgatttttaatttagttcCATATTTGCCAAAAGTTGAAGACGTATGAAGATggtgagaagaaaaaaaatatatataaaattgaataaatgaaattaaatatGTCATTGGAGGTGAGAACATCCATTGTTATATTTTATGCTTCTGTGATTTGTCCCCAAATTTTAACACTTCGGACATACATTGAATTTTGTATGGATAAATCATATGACATTCTTTTGACTTTTCTATCGTCTTCCCATGAGAAGGGAAGGTGACTTAAAACTCCAGAATACAAACTTGTTATATAATAATGATCATGAGCCACGGATCACGGGAAAtcatttttagtattattagtTCGTTATAAATTTAGTCACATGTTTGGTAAATAAATCATTCAAGATATGCTAAATCTCTTTTTCAAAAGTTGGATATTACTACTTAGaccatataagaaaataattgagACTACAAAAGGAAGATAATCAACCATAAACAAATGCCCAAGATTGGAGCCATAAGATAATAAACTTCAGGACACAATCGATATCTCCTTATGAGAAGGGGAGAAGCACAAACTCAAGATTGAGGGTCCTTAAGTTGTTGGGATATCAACAAAGCCGGTTCTACACATAAATGACAAATTGGTTTATAATTTcctataattaaaaaaaaaacataagttctACAATATAGattcacaaaattattttagaatttttataaactttactAAATTACTATATAGTCTCCAAATTTTGATTTTGGCTGATCTAGCTGCCATTATCTTCAGCTGAGTTGGTCAAGCCATCGCGTACGATATAAACGCTGATTTTTGGCAGTGGC
It encodes:
- the LOC108849577 gene encoding aquaporin NIP1-2 translates to MAEISGNGHGDSKEGAVTVNINQEVEHTTKPMKKQDSVLSFSVPFLQKLMAEILGTYFLIFAGCASVAVNAQHDKAVTLPGIAIVWGLTVMVLVYSLGHISGAHFNPAVTIAFASCGRFPLKQVPAYVISQVIGSTLAAATLRLLFGLDQNVCSGKHDVFVGTLPSGSDLQSFVIEFIITFYLMFIISGVATDNRAIGELAGLAVGSTVLLNVIIAGPVSGASMNPGRSLGPAMVYNCYRGIWIYIASPILGAVAGAWVYNTVRYTDKPLREITKSGSFLKSVRNGSSR